A genomic region of Dactylococcopsis salina PCC 8305 contains the following coding sequences:
- the secG gene encoding preprotein translocase subunit SecG, with product MTVETLLEITSIASALLLIVLVLLHSPKSDGLGGLSGQSELFTSTKSAEKTLNRITWALGLVFISSTIVLSAGWV from the coding sequence ATGACAGTTGAAACCCTTTTAGAAATTACCTCCATTGCTTCAGCCCTTTTATTGATTGTTTTGGTCTTACTTCATTCTCCCAAGAGTGATGGTTTAGGTGGGCTGAGTGGTCAATCGGAACTGTTTACCAGCACCAAAAGCGCCGAGAAGACCTTAAACCGCATTACTTGGGCGTTAGGTTTAGTGTTCATCAGCAGCACGATCGTTTTAAGCGCTGGTTGGGTGTAG